A genomic segment from Nicotiana tabacum cultivar K326 chromosome 9, ASM71507v2, whole genome shotgun sequence encodes:
- the LOC107813268 gene encoding protein SLOW GREEN 1, chloroplastic-like, which translates to MNSTLSLGSSFFPSTANPNLPSRPFIFPIPTTAAKTHNKGFILKASANANSNPLISTLKTAGVAVVFAAVALGKFSIATPLARAETPSAVLEEQHQEEQQQEEDSPLTQFLESSPEAIETLKNLLQEKLEAGEDEESLKILKKLSSAQPENTEWKFLTARLLNEMGKVQEAREVFEEILSKNPLSFEALFENALLMDRSGEGVKVIQRLEEALKIAEDENKVKEGRDVRFIMAQVQFLQKNVEEALRSYDELEKEDPKDFRPYFCKGMIYSLLDRNKEARDQFAKYRELSPKKFEVEGYLQTPLSRMKLFGTDEKES; encoded by the coding sequence ATGAACTCCACCTTGTCTCTTGGCTCATCCTTCTTCCCCTCTACCGCTAACCCCAATTTACCATCCCGTCCCTTCATTTTCCCTATCCCAACAACTGCTGCTAAGACCCACAACAAAGGATTTATCCTAAAGGCCTCCGCCAATGCTAATTCAAACCCATTAATCTCTACCCTCAAAACTGCCGGCGTTGCCGTTGTTTTCGCCGCCGTGGCCTTAGGAAAATTCTCTATAGCGACGCCACTGGCAAGAGCAGAAACCCCATCAGCTGTATTAGAAGAGCAACATCAGGaagagcaacaacaagaagaagattCTCCACTGACCCAGTTTTTAGAATCCAGCCCTGAAGCCATTGAAACATTGAAAAATCTCCTCCAGGAAAAGTTGGAGGCAGGGGAGGATGAGGAGAGCCTGAAAATACTGAAGAAATTATCCTCTGCCCAGCCGGAGAATACGGAATGGAAATTCTTGACAGCAAGATTGTTAAACGAAATGGGGAAGGTACAAGAAGCAAGGGAAGTTTTCGAAGAGATTTTATCGAAGAATCCCCTTTCGTTCGAGGCATTGTTTGAGAATGCATTGTTGATGGACAGGAGTGGAGAAGGGGTGAAAGTGATTCAGAGGTTAGAGGAAGCATTAAAGATAGCTGAGGATGAAAACAAAGTTAAAGAAGGTAGGGATGTTAGGTTTATAATGGCACAAGTACAGTTCTTGCAGAAGAATGTTGAGGAAGCATTGAGGAGTTATGATGAGCTTGAAAAAGAGGACCCCAAAGATTTCAGGCCTTACTTTTGTAAAGGGATGATTTACAGTTTGCTTGATAGGAATAAAGAGGCTAGAGACCAATTCGCAAAGTATCGCGAGCTTTCTCCTAAGAAATTTGAGGTGGAAGGTTATCTGCAGACGCCTTTGTCAAGAATGAAGCTCTTTGGAACTGACGAGAAAGAGAGTTGA